One genomic window of Desmospora activa DSM 45169 includes the following:
- a CDS encoding epimerase — MLILGGTKFVGRHLTEAALKRGHQVTLFHWGQTGVDLFPEVERIHGDRDGGLDILRGRRWDAVIDTCGYVPRLVRDAARLAADVADHYAFISTISVYASYLKEGQDESGPLGQLQTDTEEVNGDTYGPLKVRCEQEVALAMPGRNLIVRPGLIVGPHDPTDRFTYWPWRFDRGGTVLAPGRPDRPVQWIDVRDLAEWTLKMVENKHTGTFNAVTPPRTTMADLLHACADEAGNDTTITWVEDAFLMEQGVQPWTELPLWIPVDKNYENHQLKLTLSNKKAIAAGLSCRSVEETVRDTLAWIRKPSADHEWKAGMAAEKEQELLQQWSTK; from the coding sequence GTGCTAATTTTAGGAGGAACGAAGTTTGTCGGGCGTCATCTGACGGAAGCGGCGCTCAAGCGGGGACATCAGGTAACCTTGTTTCACTGGGGTCAGACCGGTGTCGATCTGTTTCCGGAAGTGGAACGGATCCACGGCGATCGAGACGGAGGATTGGATATCCTCCGTGGACGTCGCTGGGACGCTGTTATCGATACTTGTGGTTATGTGCCGCGATTGGTTCGGGACGCCGCCCGCTTAGCAGCTGATGTGGCTGATCATTACGCATTTATCTCCACTATCTCTGTCTATGCTTCTTATCTGAAAGAAGGACAGGATGAATCTGGTCCGTTAGGGCAACTGCAAACGGATACCGAGGAAGTGAACGGGGATACTTACGGACCGCTCAAAGTCCGATGTGAGCAGGAGGTAGCGCTTGCCATGCCTGGACGAAATCTCATCGTACGTCCCGGCTTGATCGTTGGCCCTCACGATCCCACCGATCGCTTTACTTACTGGCCATGGCGCTTTGATCGCGGGGGTACTGTATTAGCTCCCGGTCGTCCCGACCGGCCTGTTCAATGGATCGATGTGCGCGACCTGGCGGAATGGACACTAAAAATGGTGGAAAACAAACACACGGGGACTTTTAACGCCGTCACGCCTCCCCGTACCACCATGGCCGATCTGCTCCACGCTTGTGCCGATGAAGCAGGGAACGACACCACGATCACTTGGGTGGAGGATGCTTTTCTGATGGAACAAGGGGTCCAACCCTGGACTGAGCTTCCTTTATGGATTCCCGTGGATAAAAATTACGAGAATCACCAATTGAAGCTCACCCTCTCCAACAAAAAAGCGATCGCTGCCGGTCTCTCTTGCCGTTCTGTGGAAGAAACCGTGCGCGATACCCTGGCATGGATACGGAAACCGTCGGCGGATCATGAGTGGAAAGCAGGTATGGCAGCGGAGAAGGAGCAAGAGTTATTGCAACAGTGGTCTACAAAGTAA
- a CDS encoding glucoamylase family protein, with product MKKGLTVFTVLLLIFGMGSSSLALAQTGKLSKGDQKQLRQIAQKTWKFFDEQTDPRTQLPLDEIRLQDDGIKKAEHTSPTNIGMYMMSVVAAEELGFIKREEAVKRIRGTLSTVKEMEKWNGFLYNWYYTADGSLKTDWGQFISSVDNGWYAAGLVVVRQAYPELSADATLLLDAMDFADLYNPDEGQLYGGFDVVTGKYTAHTYGMFNTEPRVASYIGIGKGDLPTEHWWKMFRTFSPEWEQQQTPQGTTRVYDGIELFQGHYEYQGIKFVPSWGGSMFEALMPTIVMKEQDLAPKGLGLNGLRYAQVQVAFADEKGYPAWGFSPCAIPDGYTEYGVAAAGTWSDGYKDDGTVTPHASLLALDFIPNEVMDNIKALKQLNTYEKYGFLDSVNVRTGEVTPAYLALDQGMILIAIANHLQDGVIREYFHQDPVGSTPERLLTEEDFLID from the coding sequence GTGAAAAAAGGGCTGACAGTTTTTACGGTGCTGTTGTTGATTTTCGGGATGGGATCGTCTTCGTTGGCGTTGGCTCAGACTGGCAAGTTGAGTAAAGGAGATCAGAAACAATTGCGTCAAATTGCTCAAAAAACATGGAAGTTTTTTGACGAGCAGACAGATCCACGTACCCAGTTGCCGTTGGATGAAATCCGCTTGCAAGATGATGGTATTAAAAAAGCGGAGCACACATCTCCCACCAATATCGGAATGTATATGATGAGTGTGGTGGCGGCGGAAGAGTTGGGGTTCATCAAGCGCGAGGAGGCGGTAAAGCGAATCAGAGGAACGCTTTCGACGGTAAAAGAGATGGAAAAATGGAACGGATTTTTATACAACTGGTACTACACCGCTGATGGTTCGTTGAAAACCGATTGGGGACAGTTTATCTCGTCCGTTGACAATGGTTGGTATGCAGCTGGATTGGTGGTGGTGCGGCAAGCGTACCCGGAATTGTCCGCTGATGCCACACTGCTGTTGGATGCAATGGATTTTGCTGATCTCTACAACCCAGATGAGGGGCAATTGTACGGCGGATTTGATGTAGTGACAGGCAAATATACGGCCCATACTTACGGCATGTTTAATACGGAACCCCGCGTCGCCAGTTATATCGGCATCGGCAAAGGGGATTTACCCACAGAGCATTGGTGGAAGATGTTTCGCACGTTTTCCCCTGAGTGGGAGCAGCAACAGACCCCCCAAGGCACAACAAGGGTATACGATGGGATTGAACTCTTCCAGGGACATTATGAATATCAGGGGATTAAGTTTGTACCCAGCTGGGGCGGAAGTATGTTTGAAGCGTTAATGCCGACAATCGTGATGAAAGAACAAGATTTGGCTCCCAAGGGCCTTGGGCTGAACGGATTGCGATACGCTCAAGTTCAGGTGGCTTTTGCCGACGAAAAAGGGTATCCGGCATGGGGCTTCTCCCCCTGTGCGATCCCCGACGGGTATACCGAGTATGGAGTGGCCGCAGCGGGAACATGGAGCGATGGGTATAAGGATGATGGGACAGTTACTCCCCATGCCAGCTTATTGGCGCTAGATTTTATTCCAAACGAAGTGATGGATAACATCAAAGCGCTAAAACAGTTGAACACCTACGAAAAATATGGATTTTTAGATTCCGTTAATGTTCGCACCGGGGAAGTGACTCCTGCGTATCTGGCACTGGATCAAGGGATGATTCTAATCGCCATTGCCAACCATCTACAGGATGGCGTTATTCGCGAGTATTTCCATCAAGACCCCGTTGGTTCCACTCCGGAACGATTGTTGACGGAAGAAGATTTTTTGATTGATTAA
- a CDS encoding beta-galactosidase: MKQGQFIIDGKPRFLYGGEFHYFRCPREEWSQRLDLLLEAGCNLVSTYVPWAWHEPKEGEVDLTGKRRPETDLRAFLQLVADKGLYCIVRPGPYVMAEVKKEGIPQWVHQQYPEVIARTKNGELHPNQVVSYLHPLFLEKVERWYAHVCSLLAPFQRDRGGPVIMFQLCNEIGMLHWVSNTSDYHLHVLERFQRYLERQYGNLEGLNQAYGTDVKAWDTFVERFLSGEEQAVEGLHWEWGRFWRELIKEYVAQLKQMAENHGITVPYLINIHGFKDFSVYSRGTDYPIGLSQLYRTAEVDNTVLAGDFYPGHIGYDTYHDLVLSCALTQAISAPEQPLFSAEFQSGRLADRPRVYPQDLDLNARTCIAHGMNALNYYMFVGGENRDGIGLFGRRHEWQAPVDSEGRLRPSYQKASHIGKILQAAGEHLLPCRKRSVTHLAFYPDYYMTETIAEGAGTQQMAEAIAGERERYFFDGVGRLLTAANLPYEAVDVLREQQLEPQRIPTLWMFSGERMDQALQQKLVHYVHAGGKLVLFPRPPVKNLDGSACTVLIDELEIPSFTAVPGIGLTQVMEMDSVKVDFRLLFETAPGEPVAWDEESGKVTAYLQNHGKGSLLMLGLGLAHDYGYQLDVIRQLAKRIGVNPILTSDNPEWSLVERSDGKTSFCFIHNYDEIVHSGKVFREGQALFDGERLTVAPRSGVMLPLNLSLQAGVAIRYSTMELMKLERRESGWQFQWCLPASGEGIVAFVADRGWSVKGEINFREKDDGNIRAVRVKGRPDETVAMELYRETD, encoded by the coding sequence ATGAAACAAGGGCAGTTTATCATCGACGGAAAGCCGCGCTTTTTGTACGGAGGGGAGTTTCACTATTTTCGCTGTCCGCGGGAGGAGTGGAGCCAACGTTTGGATCTTCTCCTTGAGGCGGGTTGCAATTTGGTTAGCACATATGTCCCCTGGGCTTGGCATGAGCCGAAGGAAGGAGAGGTGGATCTGACGGGGAAACGCCGCCCCGAGACGGATTTACGCGCCTTTTTACAATTGGTTGCGGATAAAGGATTGTATTGCATTGTCCGCCCCGGCCCCTATGTGATGGCGGAAGTAAAAAAGGAAGGGATTCCGCAATGGGTGCACCAACAATATCCTGAAGTGATCGCTCGTACCAAAAACGGGGAGCTTCACCCAAACCAAGTCGTCTCCTATCTGCATCCGCTTTTCCTAGAAAAAGTGGAGCGATGGTATGCCCATGTGTGTTCCTTGTTGGCTCCGTTCCAACGGGATCGCGGCGGCCCCGTCATCATGTTTCAGTTGTGCAATGAAATCGGGATGTTGCACTGGGTCAGCAATACCTCCGATTACCATCTCCATGTGTTGGAGCGGTTTCAACGTTATCTCGAACGGCAATACGGAAATCTGGAAGGATTGAATCAAGCTTATGGGACCGACGTGAAAGCGTGGGATACGTTTGTGGAGCGCTTTTTGTCGGGAGAGGAACAAGCGGTGGAAGGGTTGCACTGGGAGTGGGGGCGTTTTTGGCGAGAATTGATCAAGGAATATGTGGCTCAGTTAAAGCAGATGGCGGAGAATCACGGGATTACGGTTCCGTATCTGATCAATATTCACGGATTTAAAGATTTCTCCGTCTACAGCCGTGGAACCGATTACCCGATCGGGTTATCCCAGCTCTATCGGACGGCGGAGGTGGATAACACCGTATTAGCGGGTGATTTTTACCCTGGACATATCGGCTATGATACGTATCATGATCTGGTGTTGAGCTGTGCCTTGACGCAAGCGATATCCGCACCGGAGCAGCCCTTGTTCTCGGCGGAATTTCAGTCCGGCCGTCTGGCGGATCGCCCCCGCGTCTATCCGCAGGATTTGGATTTAAACGCACGCACCTGTATCGCCCATGGAATGAACGCCCTTAACTACTACATGTTTGTCGGCGGCGAAAATCGGGACGGAATCGGCTTGTTTGGCCGTCGCCACGAATGGCAGGCCCCTGTCGACTCCGAGGGAAGATTGCGCCCTTCCTATCAAAAAGCGAGCCATATCGGGAAAATCTTGCAAGCCGCAGGAGAGCATCTGCTACCTTGCCGTAAGAGAAGTGTGACGCATCTCGCCTTTTATCCCGATTACTATATGACGGAAACGATTGCGGAGGGGGCGGGAACGCAGCAAATGGCAGAAGCTATCGCCGGGGAGCGGGAGCGCTATTTCTTTGACGGTGTGGGGCGGCTTTTGACAGCGGCCAATCTTCCCTATGAGGCGGTAGATGTACTGCGGGAACAACAGCTGGAACCCCAGCGGATTCCTACGCTATGGATGTTTAGCGGAGAAAGGATGGATCAGGCACTACAACAAAAGCTGGTCCACTATGTTCATGCTGGCGGCAAGTTGGTCCTTTTTCCCCGCCCTCCGGTTAAAAATTTGGACGGTTCCGCTTGCACCGTCCTCATTGATGAATTGGAGATCCCTTCCTTTACAGCAGTTCCTGGGATCGGCCTCACTCAGGTGATGGAGATGGACTCGGTTAAAGTCGATTTCCGCCTGCTGTTTGAAACAGCACCGGGTGAACCTGTTGCCTGGGATGAAGAGAGTGGAAAAGTGACAGCGTATCTTCAAAATCACGGCAAAGGGAGTCTGTTGATGCTGGGGCTTGGTTTGGCCCATGACTACGGTTATCAATTGGACGTGATCCGTCAACTGGCCAAGAGAATCGGTGTTAACCCCATCCTCACCAGCGACAACCCCGAGTGGTCCCTAGTAGAACGATCGGATGGAAAAACAAGCTTCTGCTTTATTCACAATTACGACGAAATCGTTCACAGCGGTAAGGTTTTTCGAGAGGGACAAGCACTGTTCGACGGTGAGCGGTTGACGGTGGCCCCTCGTTCCGGTGTGATGCTACCGCTCAATCTGTCGCTGCAAGCAGGAGTAGCCATCCGGTACAGCACGATGGAGTTGATGAAGCTGGAGCGCCGGGAAAGCGGTTGGCAGTTTCAATGGTGCTTACCTGCGAGTGGCGAGGGGATCGTGGCATTTGTAGCGGACAGGGGGTGGTCGGTAAAGGGGGAAATCAACTTTAGGGAAAAGGATGACGGTAACATACGGGCGGTACGAGTAAAGGGTAGACCAGATGAAACGGTAGCGATGGAGTTATACAGAGAGACCGATTGA
- a CDS encoding carbohydrate ABC transporter permease has protein sequence MNGLRLGMKNRRRWSLALIYTLLTIGAAVVIYPFFFMVMNSVKPGPEILHDPLSLPTHITWNGYVEVFRSLDILNLFKNSLIISGSVTILNVLLSAMVAFALAKIDFPGRNLLFLMVLGTMMVPAILLLIPKYTMLFNWGWVNTYKALILPVAVQPYNIFLIRQFYKQIPDDFLDAAKVDGCNLWGVFWRILLPMSAPVLVTVAVLSFMGAWNDLLEALLYLRDDSLYTVQLGLYSFQSEIPGKNAEQLWAATTLVTLPVVLLFFWLQRYFIRAFSGVGLK, from the coding sequence ATGAACGGATTGCGGCTGGGGATGAAAAATCGACGACGCTGGTCGTTGGCACTCATTTATACGCTTTTGACCATCGGTGCCGCCGTCGTAATCTATCCCTTTTTCTTTATGGTGATGAATTCGGTAAAGCCGGGGCCGGAGATTTTGCACGACCCGCTTTCCTTGCCGACCCATATCACTTGGAACGGCTATGTGGAAGTATTTCGCAGCCTGGATATCCTCAACCTATTTAAGAATTCTCTCATCATTTCCGGCAGTGTTACCATCCTCAATGTATTGTTGAGTGCCATGGTCGCTTTTGCTCTGGCTAAAATCGATTTTCCGGGGCGCAATCTGTTGTTTCTAATGGTGTTGGGAACGATGATGGTGCCGGCGATTCTGCTGTTGATTCCAAAGTATACGATGCTGTTTAACTGGGGATGGGTGAATACGTATAAGGCGCTGATTCTGCCGGTGGCGGTTCAGCCTTATAACATCTTTTTGATTCGACAGTTCTATAAACAGATTCCCGATGATTTTCTCGATGCTGCCAAAGTGGACGGATGTAACTTATGGGGAGTATTCTGGCGGATTTTGTTGCCTATGTCTGCGCCGGTGCTGGTTACCGTCGCTGTTCTCAGCTTTATGGGTGCATGGAACGATCTGCTGGAGGCGCTGTTGTATTTGCGTGATGACAGCCTATATACCGTGCAGCTTGGGTTATACAGTTTCCAGTCGGAGATTCCGGGTAAAAACGCGGAACAGCTGTGGGCGGCGACGACATTGGTTACGCTGCCGGTGGTCCTGCTTTTCTTCTGGCTGCAACGTTATTTTATTCGGGCCTTTTCCGGCGTCGGCCTGAAGTGA
- a CDS encoding carbohydrate ABC transporter permease, whose amino-acid sequence MFSRKLRSTDTMWGYLFSAPFILTFLIFISYPLLLSLKLSFLDINILQPERAKFVGIGNYVAAVKDPLFWQSIFNVGYNQVIFIATSFAVAFMLAVLLKEITVGGSFFRTVYFLPVITSITVAMILLQYLANPAGPIQSLLMQWGWLDEGVFWTFSRWLPMPVLAIFNSWKWFGIQLVIFLGGMYAINPELYEAAEMDGAGWWRRLVSITVPLLKPQILFVLTVNLINGMQMFTEVFMNFDLYGGPYHSALTPVLYLYGQGFDRMDLGYAATLGLMLAIVISILTFLQWKLLNRQGSGR is encoded by the coding sequence ATGTTTAGTCGAAAACTTCGTTCTACCGATACGATGTGGGGATATCTCTTCTCCGCGCCCTTTATTCTCACCTTTTTGATCTTTATCAGTTATCCACTGCTGTTGTCTCTAAAACTGAGTTTCCTCGACATTAATATATTACAGCCGGAACGGGCCAAATTCGTCGGTATCGGCAATTATGTCGCCGCAGTTAAAGATCCGTTGTTCTGGCAGTCCATTTTTAACGTGGGCTACAACCAAGTGATCTTTATCGCTACTTCCTTTGCCGTCGCGTTTATGCTGGCGGTTCTATTGAAGGAGATTACGGTCGGCGGTTCCTTTTTTCGCACGGTTTACTTTTTACCGGTGATCACTTCGATAACTGTTGCGATGATCCTGTTACAGTATTTGGCCAATCCGGCGGGACCGATCCAATCGTTGTTGATGCAGTGGGGATGGTTGGATGAGGGAGTATTTTGGACGTTTTCTCGCTGGCTGCCGATGCCGGTGTTGGCTATCTTTAACTCTTGGAAGTGGTTTGGTATCCAGCTGGTGATTTTTCTTGGGGGTATGTACGCCATCAACCCGGAGCTATATGAGGCGGCGGAGATGGATGGGGCCGGTTGGTGGAGGCGTCTCGTCTCGATTACGGTTCCCTTGTTAAAACCGCAAATTCTGTTTGTATTAACCGTCAATCTGATCAATGGCATGCAGATGTTTACCGAAGTGTTTATGAATTTCGATCTGTATGGCGGACCGTATCATTCTGCATTGACCCCAGTTCTCTACCTGTACGGCCAAGGATTTGATCGGATGGACCTGGGTTATGCCGCCACCTTAGGGTTGATGCTGGCGATTGTGATCTCAATTCTGACGTTTTTGCAATGGAAGTTATTGAACCGTCAAGGAAGCGGGAGGTGA